The Pirellulales bacterium genome includes the window TTAAGACCGGAATGGTCAATGCTCAAGTCGCGATGGATAACCAACACGAAATCGGGATGATCAATGTCGAACCGCAAGCCTTACTTGCGATGAGGTGAAACGGCCGAAATGGTCTTTCGCGAACGCGACTTAGAATATCATCCCAGCCGAATTTGCGAACGACTTTGCCTTGGACGACTGTGTCAATTCCGCCTGACAATATCATTTTCGCCCGATATTATTCGTGCAAATTGAGAGGAACCGAGAAACCGCACCAATTGCCTACCGCGCGAACCGCGGTCTATACTTATTGGTCTATCCGTTTTCGGGGCAGGGCAGGGGAGGTAAACTAGGCTTTCCAGTCTGACAGCACTGGGAAACGGTTTCCACTGCATTATTCGTCGCAGTTCTTGTCGGGGCAGAAGACCCGACTTACAGGGGGAGGTCAATTTCGTGCTTGAGTCGTTAGCGGTCGTTGGCGCAACTGGCGCTGTGGGACGCATTATTTTGGACTTGCTTGCCGAGCGGAATTTTCCCGCCGAGCAGTTCAAGTTTCTAGCCTCCGGTCGATCGGCCGGCAAGACGGTCACCTTTCGCGGCAGGCAGCATCGGATCGAATTGCTCGAGCCGGAGGCATTCAACGACATTGAAATCGCGATCGGCAGCACGCCCGACGAAGTTGCCAAGGAATTCGTTCCGTGGGCAGTCGAGCGCGGTTGCACGGTGGTCGACGAAAGCGGCTACTGGAGGATGAACCCGGAGGTGCCGCTGGTGATTCCTGAAGTGAACCCGGACGCCGTGCTCAGCCACAAGGGCATCATCGCCAGCCCGAATTGCTCGACGACGCAGCTCGTCGTTGCCCTCAAGCCGCTGCACGATGCGGCTCGGGTCAAACGAGTTGTCGTCAGCACGTACCAAGCCACCAGCGGCGCGGGGCTGGCCGGTTGCCGCGACCTCGAAAACGGCACGAAGGCCAAGCTCGACGGCGGAAAACACGCCAATGAGACGTTTGCCTACGATATCGCGTTCAATCTCATTCCGCAAATCGGCGGCTCGAAGCACAAGGGCTACACCTCAGAAGAGATGAAGATGGTGTACGAAACGCGAAAAATCATCGGAGATGAATCGATCCAGGTCTGC containing:
- a CDS encoding aspartate-semialdehyde dehydrogenase; this translates as MLESLAVVGATGAVGRIILDLLAERNFPAEQFKFLASGRSAGKTVTFRGRQHRIELLEPEAFNDIEIAIGSTPDEVAKEFVPWAVERGCTVVDESGYWRMNPEVPLVIPEVNPDAVLSHKGIIASPNCSTTQLVVALKPLHDAARVKRVVVSTYQATSGAGLAGCRDLENGTKAKLDGGKHANETFAYDIAFNLIPQIGGSKHKGYTSEEMKMVYETRKIIGDESIQVCPTCVRVPVSNCHSESIVVETERKVSVEEARELFAAFSGITVVDDLDKKLYPMPKDCDGSDDVFIGRIREDISTPNGLAFWCVSDNLRKGAATNAVQIAELLVRSNVLQNARVNFIGPKNENNEGRMAKVDSMTNA